A region from the Drosophila ananassae strain 14024-0371.13 chromosome 2L, ASM1763931v2, whole genome shotgun sequence genome encodes:
- the LOC6507966 gene encoding protein hunchback — translation MQNWETTSTANYEQHNAWYSSMFAANIKQEPGHHLEGNSLASSPRQSPIPSPMNPGNQLEQFLKQQHHQQQQQPMDTLCAMTPSPSQNDQNSLQHFDATLQQQLLQQQQYQQHFQAAQQQHHHHHHLMGGFNPLTPPGLPNPMQHFYGGSLRPSPQPTPTAPSAASVTSTTSEKLQALTPPMDVTPPKSPAKSSQSNMEPEKEQDQMSNSSEDMKYMAESEDDDTNIRMPIYNSHGKMKNYKCKTCGVVAITKVDFWAHTRTHMKPDKILQCSKCPFVTEFKHHLEYHIRKHKNQKPFQCDKCSYTCVNKSMLNSHRKSHSSVYQYRCADCDYATKYCHSFKLHLRKYGHKPGMVLDEDGTPNPSLVIDVYGTRRGPKSKSGGATSSGSGSSSRKPNVAAVAPQQQQPQPQPQAAVPAPPTSQLSAALQGFPLSQASAAPALSSPVPPMVASPSKSVASGDQSLPSPANLLPPLATLLQQNRNMAFFPYWNLNLQMLAAQQQAAVLAQLSPRMREQLQQQQQPTSDNEEEEQDDEYERKSVDSAMDLSQGTPVKEEESQQTLAMNLKLQEEDTPLISNSTASRRKGRVLKLDTLLQMKSAALTSPEQLKVPSSSMPTASSPIAGHKQLPEEHCSGTSSADESMETSHVPQANTSASSTASSSGNSSNASSSHSGSGSGSGSNINGSNGSNSNASSNGNVSSVAPASGTPAAAGAIYECKYCDIFFKDAVLYTIHMGYHSCDDVFKCNMCGEKCDGPVGLFVHMARNAHS, via the coding sequence ATGCAGAACTGGGAGACGACATCCACGGCCAACTACGAGCAGCACAACGCCTGGTACAGCAGCATGTTTGCCGCCAACATCAAGCAGGAGCCGGGCCACCACTTGGAGGGCAACAGTCTGGCCAGCAGCCCCCGCCAGTCGCCCATACCCTCGCCGATGAACCCCGGCAACCAGCTGGAACAGTTCCTCAAGCAGCAACatcaccagcaacagcagcagcccaTGGATACCTTGTGCGCCATGACACCGTCTCCTAGCCAGAACGATCAGAACAGCCTGCAGCACTTCGATGCCACACTCCAGCAGCAACtgctgcagcaacagcagtacCAGCAGCACTTCCAGGcggcccagcagcagcaccaccatcaccaccacctGATGGGTGGCTTCAATCCGCTGACGCCGCCCGGTCTGCCCAATCCCATGCAGCACTTTTACGGCGGCAGCCTGCGGCCCAGTCCCCAGCCCACACCGACAGCACCGTCCGCTGCCTCGGTAACCTCCACCACCAGCGAGAAACTGCAGGCCCTCACCCCACCCATGGACGTGACACCGCCAAAGTCGCCCGCCAAGTCCAGCCAGTCGAACATGGAGCCCGAGAAGGAGCAGGACCAGATGTCCAACTCCAGCGAGGACATGAAGTACATGGCCGAGTCGGAGGACGACGACACCAACATCCGCATGCCCATCTACAACTCGCACGGCAAGATGAAGAACTACAAGTGCAAGACGTGCGGCGTTGTGGCCATCACCAAGGTGGACTTCTGGGCACATACGCGCACCCACATGAAGCCCGACAAGATCCTGCAGTGCTCCAAGTGCCCCTTCGTCACCGAGTTCAAGCACCACCTGGAGTACCACATCCGCAAGCACAAGAACCAAAAGCCCTTCCAGTGCGACAAATGCAGCTACACCTGCGTGAACAAGTCCATGCTCAACTCGCACCGCAAGTCCCACAGCTCGGTGTACCAGTACCGGTGCGCCGACTGCGATTACGCCACCAAGTACTGCCACAGCTTCAAGCTGCATCTGCGGAAGTACGGCCACAAGCCCGGCATGGTGCTGGACGAGGACGGAACCCCGAATCCCTCACTGGTTATCGATGTCTACGGCACTCGACGTGGCCCTAAGAGCAAGTCCGGAGGAGCAACAAGCAGTGGGTCGGGAAGCAGTAGCCGCAAGCCCAATGTGGCAGCCGTCGCTcctcagcaacagcagccccAGCCGCAGCCTCAGGCAGCAGTGCCAGCTCCCCCCACCTCCCAGTTGAGCGCCGCCCTCCAGGGATTCCCTCTGTCCCAGGCCAGTGCTGCTCCGGCTCTTTCCTCGCCAGTGCCGCCCATGGTGGCTTCACCCAGCAAGAGTGTTGCCAGCGGGGATCAGAGCCTGCCCAGCCCGGCGAACCTGCTACCTCCGCTCGCCACCTTGCTGCAGCAGAACCGCAACATGGCCTTCTTCCCGTACTGGAACCTCAACTTGCAGATGCTGGCCGCCCAGCAACAGGCCGCCGTTCTCGCCCAGCTGTCGCCCAGGATGCGGGAGCAGctccaacaacagcagcagcccaCCAGCGACAACGAGGAGGAGGAACAGGACGACGAGTACGAGCGCAAGTCGGTGGACTCCGCCATGGATCTCTCTCAGGGCACACCTGTTAAGGAGGAGGAGAGCCAGCAGACTCTGGCCATGAATCTGAAACTGCAGGAGGAGGACACGCCTTTGATTAGCAACTCGACCGCCTCGCGGCGCAAGGGCCGTGTCCTGAAGCTGGACACTCTGCTGCAAATGAAATCAGCGGCTCTGACATCCCCCGAGCAGCTGAAGGTGCCCTCAAGCAGCATGCCCACTGCCTCCTCACCCATTGCCGGACACAAGCAGCTGCCGGAGGAGCACTGCTCGGGCACCAGCTCGGCCGACGAGTCCATGGAAACGTCCCATGTGCCGCAGGCCAACACCAGTGCTAGCTCGACTGCCTCCAGCTCGGGCAACAGCTCCaacgccagcagcagccacagcggtagcggcagcggcagcggcagcaacatcaacGGCAGCAACGGTAGCAACAGCAATGCCAGTAGCAACGGCAACGTCAGTTCAGTGGCCCCGGCATCGGGAACACCGGCGGCGGCGGGAGCCATCTACGAGTGCAAGTACTGTGATATCTTCTTCAAGGACGCCGTGCTGTACACCATCCATATGGGCTACCACAGTTGCGACGACGTCTTCAAGTGCAACATGTGCGGCGAAAAGTGCGACGGTCCGGTCGGACTCTTCGTTCACATGGCGCGCAATGCCCACTCCTAA